The Medicago truncatula cultivar Jemalong A17 chromosome 7, MtrunA17r5.0-ANR, whole genome shotgun sequence genome includes the window cagaaaaatttgacggagggggtaaattgactaatgttgtgaaatttcaggggggtaattgaagttttgttaatttcagatgggtaattgatgaaacttacaatttcagaggggaaattgactatttactacTCCAACCCAACGTTTAACggtcaagtttttttttttttttgaaggacgtTTAACGGTCAAGTTAATCGGCAAACACCTAATATCTacagtatttatttttttggttacatccACAGCTTTTATTTGatccataaataaaaattgattataataaATGCAGTAAACCTTGGAAATAAGAGTTAAAAAATTGAAGCGTGAATAAAATTACAGTGTACACCTAATTTGATACTCCTACTCCCTACTATTTTCATTCTtactctatataaaggaattgTTCTTCCGTTTCAATGTATTATTACACTCTTTAAACAGAAACAAAGAGTGTCATTATTAAATCGTTTTTCAGAAATAACCTTCTCTTCAAAGCCAAAATGTCCACTTACGAAAACTACAATGTTGTCTTCCACTCCGAAACCATTCACACAATGGTCACACATGATCCTTCCATGGTTGATTGCTGGCTTTCAACCCTCTCCCAAACTAGCCGCAGCCGCCGCTTCCTTGTCGGCCTTGATGTGGAGTGGCTCCCAAACAGACAACGCAATGTCGAAAACCCCGTCGCTGTTCTCCAACTCTGCATAAAGAAAAAATGccttgtttttcaaattttgcatgCTTCATTTGTTCCACAATCTCTTGTTGCATTTCTTGAGAACGAAGATAACACatttgttggtgttggtgtCGAAGAGGATGTGGGTAAGCTTCTTAGAGACTACTCTTTGGTTGTTGCTAACTTTGTTGAACTTCGCAACCTTGCTGCTGAGAGATTTGGGGAACATATGAGATGTGGTGGACTCAAAGCATTGGCTTTAAGTGTTCTTGGGAAGGATCTTGAGAAACCAAGGAAGATTACTATGAGCAGGTGGAATAGTTTTAGGCTTACTCCTCAGCAAGTTCAGTATGCATGTATTGATGCTTTTGTTTCATTTGAGATTGGAAGGATTCTTAATGCTCGTAACTAGGGTTTGATTGGTTGGTTTCTCTTACTTCATTGATctagttaattttatttttggggtGGTTTTCTCTGATGTTTTGTAGGTTTGTTCTATCTAAAGTGGAAATCTGGTGCATTGGTTTAGGATTGGTTTTCTTTGATGTTCTGTAGGTTTGTGCTGTCTAGAATGGAAATCTGGTGCATTGGTCTAGTATGTAATGCAACTTTGGAgtttttgatttatgaattatgaGTTTTTTCTCTTCACATAATAATTTGTGaatctttgttatttttattgaattatgtTTGTATATGGGTTTGCCATGCGAGCTTGGATTTGATTAGGGAATGAGCaagcaaaaaaatattgagggtgAAGAGAAATTATGCAGCAAAAGATAAGCAACCTCACTTGATTATAATCGTATACAATTTGGtttattgacaaaataaaaaataatcatactgCTAAAGTCCTGGTTGggcacaacaacaaaaagtcCTGTTCGATTTTATAAACAACAAAAGCGCAATATGTAGAGACAAAaggattcattcatttatttatttttgaataaaaaaggttcatttatttaaatttgcttTAAGtatcatttattattaaaaaacaaaaaaactactgGTCAGGTTCTATGTGATGGTGGTGGTTAAAGCAGTACCTTAACAATGTCTTCGAATCGTTGATGAATAATGTTGGAGATGCTCAAGATCCAATCAATTATGTAACAAACTTTaacttaataaatatttattatctaGTCGATATATATATCAAGCAAACCCATGTGAGAAATATTGGAAAGCGGTAAGACTATTCTTAAGTACTTAAGAAGAACTAAAGACCAATTCTTCATCTATGAAGATTCTGAACTAAAATTAAAAGGTTTCACTGATGCAAGTTTTGCACTGATAGTAAATCTATTTCAGATTATGTCCTTACCTTGAATGGTGGTGCAGTAAATTTGAAAAGTTCCAAACAAGCTATAGTAGCAGATTTGACTACAGAAGCCGACTATATAGCAGCAAGTGAGGCTGCTAAAGAGGCTGTTTGGATgaaaaagttatatttatacTTGGGGTGGTCTATTCGTTAAAAGATTTTGTACCATTATTGTGTGACAATAATGGAGCGATTGCTCAAGCAAAGGAGCCAATATCACACCAGAAACCGAAACACATTCTTCGAAGATATTACTTGATCAGAGAGATTATTGAATGTATGGTGACGTCAAGATTGAAAAGTTGGATGGAAAAGAGAATGCAACATATCCATTCACCAAGGCACTTGGCATAAATGTCTTTGACAAACACAAGTGCAGAATAGGATTGAAATACATGATTGATTTACTTAGTTTTAGGCTTAAAATTTTAGACTTAATTTATCATCTTGTTTACTGTTTAGTAAAATAGTTAATTTGATAATGTccttgattaaaattatagactTGTTATCATAATAGATATTATGATAATGAGAaacatgtattttattattttttaatctaaattgtTATTGATCGTATGATTATTGTGAAAAGGGCACAATAATTTGGATAGATCAATATATATGTGATAGTCTTTATTGGATAAAGATTGATGTCTCATTTATTAAACTACATATATAGATGATGCATATAGTGATGTGATCAATGAACTAACTCAAGTGAGAATTTCTAATGGACGATATTACCTTACTGTAAATAGAAAAGTTCTCAAGAaagaatattataaataatttttttttgacctGAGATTGTCATAATAattaacatattatttattatattttgattctgAACACCTAACACCTTAGGGTGCTAGTTGAAAGGATATTGGATACAATTAAATGCTTGTATAATTAATAACTAATCAAGATCCGTCAACTCTTGGTAATGACTTTGAActctatgataaaattaaaactctgaaattgaatgaaaaataaaggtttaattgcatgtttggtCACTCgtgtttattttaggtttcaagttggtcctttatgttttaaaagttttaattgGTCACTTATGTTTTAAAGGTTTCAAGTTGGTCCAAATATTTACTCACGTTGAAATAAGTTAGTCCCTTCCGTTACTTGACCTTTTAAAGATTCAATTAACAATATGTGTGATATAATTTAACTTATTTAGAAAACCGgtttcaaaacatttttttaattctttcgttttattatattcaatattgtgctcgtgattttcggatatcaaaccattaattgatttgaatcgtcaatctttgaactctcgatttttattcgtgggaagggaaaaaatgagtaaaaaccctcatcaagactttggattcgggggttggttacgcgaagggaaggtgctagcaccctaagcgtctacggtatcccgtaggaacctcttacctaatttatctttgtgctaaattcattgcttatttgaaatttattacctaaaaaatctaagtgaaagaatgggggaagaagaagtatgtttttggttatttttacttgatttggaaggataaaaatcctatgcctacatacccttaaagaaaagggatcaaaaccaatgtagttcacctaaagaatttctttggtgggttaggttgattttaatttttgaaaatagttttaagaagagataagaggcctcaaggcatgagataaaataaggtgaggttggtcaaattttaattacaaagaagtcaagtctattatgaatattaattcaattaagcatttgattaagaaaataaaaaggaaaacacttgggttacaaaccaaggtttattaagaaaatattttgggagttttgcatatttgatttttttttagactaaccttaaaaactaacgtaacggagcaaaaataaaataagcggTAAATAAAGCGGCATAGTGTCGGTGCGTGTGTTACTACACTATTACATACcctcctagatacattctatggtctcaagagaaatataataagaaataaaaaaatgcgcaaaataaattacatcaatttcctaattatacacactaaaaaaaaataaaaaattaatgacaataaaatgacaagaaattaaaatatgcatgagatgattctaaataaataaaaaaatggcaattataaaataaaaacagtaaataaaaaattaaaacaaacacaatatttttgtaagttttttagataattttcttttagcAAAGGGGTGCAGAAAGCAAAAACAGAGGTGTAATTAATACAACTGTAgtgaaattaaaaaggaacaacTGGGCTTAAGCAGAAACGGGTCGTGGGCGGGTCGGTTAGACCCGCCCGGTTCGAGGTTATATAAATAGGGTGTAAGACCcatttctttcactttcttcattcatttctctctcttcacttcTCTAATCTCACGTCTCCCTCTTCTCTGTTCTTCTTTTCATgagttttccggcgcggtggccggtggtgcaCCACCGTGCCGGAGTTTTCAAAACCctcctttttcaaaaacaattacaTATTATTATATCCTTTTTCGCATAGGTGATAGATCCGGACTTAGATTTCAAAGAAAAGCAACAACACGTTCTAGATCTACATTCAAACAACacgaaaataaaatactacCTTTTTTTACCTCGGATTCCGATCTGCTTCTTCTCTAATCTTTGAATTCGCTTCTGTTCATCAAACTCGGTTCTGATACTTGTTGAAACGGAGCGATTGAACCTTTGTTTAAATCGGATCCGTTACTCTTATTGTTGTGGGTTCGGATTCGAGTTTGTAAGTGACGGATTCAAAAGAAAAGGTGATGTTTAAGTGCGAAACTTGATTTATTTGAGGTGCTTATGAACAGATTCGGTTTGAATAAAGTGTTGGTTGAAATCGGTTTGGATTtgagtgtttgattttgaaattttttgaaagagaaagaaaattagggtttgatgattgCGGCTACTGATTGGTGATTCTGTGGTTTCTCGGTTTGCGGCTGTGGAAAATTGTCTGTCTTTTCTGTATTTTGCAGGTTTGCTTTTATAGCATTAGGGTTGGATTGAATAAGGAAATAACTTGCAGAAGTTACTACCGCGTTCCCagatttggaaacaaaaaattgaccCTGTGAAATTGGCTGAACACGAGGCGTACGGAggagaaatgaaaaaagaaaaaaaaggaccCTTGTTGGAATTTTAGGACTTATTAACTTTATTGGACAAAAACtggaaaataaacatttattaactattaaaaaaaaagtaactaactttaaaattaaaaataaaagatggaaattagataatgaaataaaacgAGAGGAAAGTGCCTGCAATCGGagcaaaaaatgaggtattttaaaatacctccctgccgaaattttcacTGAATCATGAGATCGGCTAGAGTCAAACGACACGCGTCCATGGGATCCTTGGTCAAAATTtagggtatgacagatgcccctatttaagtttctccgTCACAGGGATTTACAAATATCAACTTTAGAATCCATGGGTGGGAGAGACTTAAATATTAAGTACGCTAATTTTGACCAATTGAAATGCTAAGAATGCCATGCTCGTGACTGTAATAATATGAATACTTACGATGCACTTACGAATGCAAGGATAGTGAACACCTACTGACTGGGGGACATACAGATAAATATTATTGGGGAGGAAAACCATTTACCATTATGCGGAGAGAAAAATTGTCTATTACCCTTACTAAGGTAAAGGCCGACATACGGAAGAAAATACTGTCgattacctcaacacgggtaacgaccaacttacaaaaaggaaataccgtcagttacctcaacacgggtaacgaccgaAATACGAAAAataaataccgtcagttacctcaactcggataacgaccaacttatgaaaaggaaataccgtcagttacctcaacacgggtaacgaccgaAATACGAAAAAtgaataccgtcagttacctc containing:
- the LOC112416653 gene encoding Werner Syndrome-like exonuclease — encoded protein: MSTYENYNVVFHSETIHTMVTHDPSMVDCWLSTLSQTSRSRRFLVGLDVEWLPNRQRNVENPVAVLQLCIKKKCLVFQILHASFVPQSLVAFLENEDNTFVGVGVEEDVGKLLRDYSLVVANFVELRNLAAERFGEHMRCGGLKALALSVLGKDLEKPRKITMSRWNSFRLTPQQVQYACIDAFVSFEIGRILNAHYVLTLNGGAVNLKSSKQAIVADLTTEADYIAASEAAKEAVWMKKLYLYLGWSIR